caaataaaatgtaaaaagtattcaatttacttattttagtttttagttattttagtttgtggTTTTATAGTgtatgtagaataagcatatacTTTTATTGTTGAATagattgctaaaaaaaaagatggagacTGGTTTGCCTTATGATGGCGCATGTAGCTGTCCCCACTGTTTAAATCTAACATGAGTTTTTCTTTGAACATTGTTGTATTTCTGAGGTGGTAATCTCAATGAGTTTCAAGAGCCTGTCCTCTGTCACCATGCTGTTGGATGGCCGGCTTTATGGGCCCCCCCGTCCCATGGGCCTAAGTGCTACTGCACTGCTTGTACTGTCTTACAACCCTGGTGTCAACCATGGCAAGATTAACTCACTTTAGGGGGTCCCCTGGGCAAAAACACAATTTAGGCCCTCACTGACTTTAACAAACCTTGCATGGTCACGCATCTTCAATTATTAGGGTCTGAAAAAGCCTGGTCTCCGAGAACACTATCAAGCTGctactttaaaagaaaaagaaggatgATTTATGATTATTTCAATGGTAAGCACTCAGAGACCTGAATGCCTTTAAATATGAAAATCTATGATATGTCATGAGTCTCCCCTCAAAGACTTTGACTAGACTTAACATCGACTtatccaaaacacatttttcttcttctttgcttttACTTAACCAGAAAGTTatattgagattaaaaatctcttttataagggagacctggccaaggtagcagccactcaaaactaattaaaatgcaacaaatacaacatataatacagaaatccacaataaaacaacaacaactattcaaacatgtGGCCTcttaagaaaaacaagcacatctCTATCACTACATTCTTTATGATGGCCTTAAATTGATCAATGGATATATGTGTGTCTAATTTGGATCTGCTTGAAGgttgttccatgtccaaggtgcagagttggaaaatgcagttttcccagatctgttaaaacccagTGGAGATGTGTGGTACACTGAATCAAGgctacataaaaatgtaatcataaGAAATACCTGTTAAATCAGTTTAGAGTTATGTTGACTTGAAAGGGGGCTCCAGAGCAAAAGTCTGCGTTTTGGCCTCTACTGACTCCAACTCCCATCCTCTGTGCATTGTGTGTAGGCTGACCCCTAAAGTTCCCATCAAAGCACAGAGTACAAAGCAGATTCAGATGGCAGCTTCATTACAGGCAAAGAGACCAGTAGCCTAGTATTATGCTGGAATAATACTGCTTAGCCCCATGCAGATTAgttggaaaaatgtgtttatttaactatattaAAGAGTATAGATCACACAAGCACAGctaaactaaaaaacaaccaaaagccttgtttgtgattttacacaacaaatttgtgatttgttgcgatatacaaataaaaaaaacttggcAGGACCACAAGACAGGTAATTAGACATGACTCATTTAATTGATTTGGTGTTGTTCTTTGTAACGTTGTAACAACTAATTGGCACACAATGAATCCGGGGTTTTGTGGGGGCCCTAGGGATCCGGGGCCCCACAGCAGTAACCCGTTTTGCCTGTCTTGCTTGAACAGCCGGAAATTCCTGCAGGTGTATAAAGTAGGCGACTATGTACCATATCCAACAACATAACATCCGGGTTTTTATCGACGTGAAGGCATTCTTCATAATAAAAGTGATAGATGGCATGCTTTCGTGCCTCACATATATGTTACGACTTTTACTGTGAAGTCCCAGGGCACACTGTGACCGGAAGTGTCTGACGTTATTGTGGCACgctccttcctcccctctcttcctTGCTAGCTACTCGGTTTAGCAAGCTAGCGAGAGAAGCTCTTTAAAACCCTGTAACCTAAGCGTTATTATTATGAATTGACTGATCCGTGTTGTATATTTTACTTTTGTCTCCGTAGTCCACATAACAAGCTAACAAAATGAACATACGAAACGCACGGGTAAGTGTGCTGAATCCTCTCGACAGCCATGCTGTTTCTACTTACTGCTAGCTAAGTTAGCATAGCTACCACAGCCTGCTAGTTAGCAGTCCAGATTTTGCCGATTAAAGGGTTTGAGTTGTGTCATGCACATGATATTTGACaacctttttctttctgtccttcAGCCGGAGGACCTTATGAATATGCAGCACTGTAACCTGCTGTGTCTTCCAGAAAACTACCAGATGAAATACTATTTCTATCATGGATTGTCCTGGCCTCAGGTGATTCATTCACTGTGCAGTGGACCCTTATCTCTGCTAACAATACTGCTCCTGTCATTTAAATCCTTACAGTGttgcacatttgtgtgtttgacacTAATTGTCTGTTTGAATCGTTTCAGCTGTCATATATTGCAGAGGACGAAAATGGCAAAATTGTGGGATATGTGTTGGCAAAGATGTGAGTATATGTGACTGTTATTTTTTATCCGACATCATTTGCACAAAGAAGGTGTATAAAGTGTTTCAAAACACTTCTGTTAACTTTAAATAGGGAGGAGGACCCTGATGATGTACCCCATGGACACATCACATCTCTGGTGAGTCAGACCGAGACACACCCTCGTCAATTATATATTCAGCATGTTACATGTTTTATTGTACTAAGATATGCTGGCTTCTCTGAGGAATAATAAAAACCCTCATCTGTGTCTTGCAGGCTGTGAAGCGCTCCCACAGACGCCTTGGCCTGGCACAGAAGCTGATGGACCAGGCCAGCCGGGCCATGATAGAAAACTTCAATGCTAAATATGTCTCGCTTCATGTTCGTAAAAGGTACTTTGCACTGTTGGCTTGCTGTGGACTTGGTGTCTTTTTTAAGTTATTGTATGGTGCCCCTTTTCTAAATGTGctcagactctgtgtgtgtcagtgcttcTATTCTCAGGGACTTACCAATCTTTTCTCCCCCCTGCAGCAACCGAGCAGCTCTGCACCTGTACTCAAACACACTCAAATTCCAGTAAGTCTGTTCTTTGCCAACATTATTTGGTGTTTTAATTGTTACACATGTACTTCTGTGGTATTattacagtgcagtgcagtTCAGGTCAATAGTGGCTTATTGCAAATACATTATAATATGTTATCAGTTATAATTTAATCACACTTACAAAAGCATGGTGTTTTGCGAAGTGTtgcataattatttttttctgactgcATGTTCATTTTGCAACTCTGCAGTACACACtgtgcaaagacacacacacacacacacacacacacacacacacacacacacacacacacacacccagccaCCCATTCATATCATCAAGGCCATTAAGAAACAGTGTTCATTCGTGGCCAGTGTTTGATGTTGTATTGGCCTCAAAAATCCAGTACCGTTTTGCAGGGTTCCCACAGGTCCTTGAAATAGTTgaaagtttgtgaatttgaGGGAAAGAATAAAGGCTTTGACAGTttttgaaaatagacataaataGGCCTGGGTCATTGAAAGTGCTTGCATTTCTATATTTTATACAAGAATAGAAATAGAAGTTATTTTAATATGTTTGCCATCACTTTAAAACAGTACAGTTAGGAAAGGTTGACACGTTCAAGCCTCCGCCTCTTTAACTTGTTGACTGTGAGCTTATTGGAATATATTATGTCTTAAAAACACTGAGGGCCTTTTCATACAGGAAACCAAGGTACGCACTTTTGTTACACTGTGCACATGTAATCTGGTGGGTTGTGGTTTCACATTACAATTATGTAAGGGCACTACAGAACTATATATAACATACCTAAGTCCTGTTATACACTACTGCAGCACATATTGTTATGTTGCATTGTTCATGGACAAACTGCGACCTACACTATTCATTTACTCCCACTTGACACTTTAACTGCTAATTTCTGAAACTGCAGTATGAAATTCTCAACCAGTAACTGTAAAATTCTCCCACATTGCTTAACCTCCCAAAAACTAAGGATATGACCTCAGTGTCCTCAATGACAGCTACAGCCCTGATTTGACATATTTATTCTGACTTTAAGTGatgtgatttgttgtttttccttcacAGGATTAGTGAGGTAGAGCCTAAATACTATGCAGATGGGGAGGATGCCTACGCCATGAAACGAGACCTGGCCCACATGGCCGATGAGGTGACTAAATTCTCTATGTTTATCCAGTATGACAATACATATTGACGCTACACTGACATCATTTTCAAGAATTCGTTGTGTCCTCAGGGGACGTGTTACACCACTGACCTCAGATGAGCAGATACTGACTATgaatgtgttgtgtttctgtctatATGCCCCGAAGCTGAGAAAGCCTGGAGTGCGTGTATCGGGCCAGGAGGCTCCGTCTGGCCAGAGCCCGTCAGGGTCTGGTGACCAggagagagagaacgagagagACAGCGGAGGAGAGAGCAAAGAGCTGAGCGAAGTCAGCGAGGCAACGGAAAGCACAGACGTTAAAGATTCTTCTTCTGATTCACAATGACGCTGCAGTCCTagacatttttaaattcatcCCTCACTTCCTCTTTTTATGTCTATTTGACAATATGTCTGGCTTTACAAACTG
This genomic stretch from Epinephelus moara isolate mb chromosome 16, YSFRI_EMoa_1.0, whole genome shotgun sequence harbors:
- the naa10 gene encoding N-alpha-acetyltransferase 10, whose amino-acid sequence is MNIRNARPEDLMNMQHCNLLCLPENYQMKYYFYHGLSWPQLSYIAEDENGKIVGYVLAKMEEDPDDVPHGHITSLAVKRSHRRLGLAQKLMDQASRAMIENFNAKYVSLHVRKSNRAALHLYSNTLKFQISEVEPKYYADGEDAYAMKRDLAHMADELRKPGVRVSGQEAPSGQSPSGSGDQERENERDSGGESKELSEVSEATESTDVKDSSSDSQ